GCGGGATTGGTATTGTTATTGGCGAGAGTCCAATAAACGCCGGTTTGGGGATCGCGGCGGATGGAGAATTTCGACATGCCGCCGGGAAATTCGATGAAGCCGGTCTTGGGATCGAAACTGACTTTCCTCCCTTTATCCTCCACGAGAACCATCGCGGCGCGGTCGGCGACGGGCAGGGAATTGGCGCGCAGAATATCGAACATGCGTCCGTCGGGAGCGATGACGATGTTGCCTTCCAGCCATCCCGCCGCTTTGCCGCCGGGAAGATGTTCCGCGCCCTTGGCGAATTCGGGAGGATCGGTCTCCTGGTCGTAGATCAAGTGGTTGCTCATGATCCAAGAGGAGGCTTTGAGCAGGTCGGCGTCCGCATCCGCCGAAATAACCAAAGCGCGGAATCCCGCCGGCCAGCTGGGCGGAGCGCAATTCTCGAAGGCGCGATAAAGGCGTCCCTTATGCTCGACAACGGGCATGGGAGCGCAATGGTAGTTAGGGCCGTCGGGCTGGCCTCCCGTTCCGGAAAAGAGAAGCCCGGTTTCCGCATCTATGGGTTTGGTCCAGGTTTCGCCGTTGTCTTCGCTTTTGCGGATAACGATGGAGCCATACTCTTCCGAGCAGCCGAGATAATAGACGGCGCCTTTATGAATAAACAAACTGGCCCAAAAATCGGTTTCGAAGCAAGTAACGAAACGCCAGGTTTCGCCGTTATTCTTAGACCGGAAAAGAAGGCCCATATTATTTCTCCCCGTTGCCGAAGAGCGAGGCGCGCCGGGGCCG
The window above is part of the Candidatus Omnitrophota bacterium genome. Proteins encoded here:
- a CDS encoding sialidase family protein, yielding MNLQRPIFFCIAFRLLAASSVGFAAEQDPLKHVVHFSPPCTGIYLGSPTLVRLDNGDILAAMDQFGPGAPRSSATGRNNMGLLFRSKNNGETWRFVTCFETDFWASLFIHKGAVYYLGCSEEYGSIVIRKSEDNGETWTKPIDAETGLLFSGTGGQPDGPNYHCAPMPVVEHKGRLYRAFENCAPPSWPAGFRALVISADADADLLKASSWIMSNHLIYDQETDPPEFAKGAEHLPGGKAAGWLEGNIVIAPDGRMFDILRANSLPVADRAAMVLVEDKGRKVSFDPKTGFIEFPGGMSKFSIRRDPQTGVYWTLANNNTNPA